One Salvia splendens isolate huo1 chromosome 1, SspV2, whole genome shotgun sequence genomic window, CTTATCAATATTCAAATATCGTCTACTGACTGTGACATTAATTTTTACGAGTATCCATACctcaaaattattttaaaattatttaattatgaaaagtTAAAGAAGGAACTTTTCTTGCATGCcacaaattatattttgaaaattcgtaaaaaatatatagtaaagatattataaaaaatatgagtatgcgataagtttattaaaaatatgtacacttCAAGGTATTGAGAGtattgatattaactcatagttgacggagctcaaatgatattttgataggtcacggacctaaaataatattttgacaaagttcgtgAAAAAAAATGCTACCTCTATAAAATAATGTTGGAACGTTTTACATTTATCTAACAAAAAATTGACATtatctaaaaatatttattaaaataaaacatgaatgAAACCTATTTTATGTGAGTTTTAAGATATTGACGTGATGACAATATCCAGATATGTAAAAGCTTAGggcaataataaaaataaaaagaaaactgtAATTTTAGAAGAACCGCATCGGCAAAAACCGCAACCAGATTTCAGTTCAGCCCCACTCGCCGGGGACGCCGCCGTAATCCGCCATTACGCCGGCGCCTCCGTCTCTTGGCAGATCGGTGAAAGATCAACGGAATGGGGCAACCGTGCAAGTTCTCATTCCacgtcgccgtcgtcgccgccgccatcTTCTACATCTATCTCTCCACGGTGTTCGTCTTCATCGACCGCTGGTTCGGCCTCGGATCCTCTCCCGGCATGCTAAACGCTGCCGTTTTCACTTTCATTGCACTCGTGAGCATATCCAGCTACCGCCGCGCCATTTACACCGATCCGGGTCGGGTCCCGAGCTCATTTGTGCCCGATGTTGAGGACCCCGACAGCCCGATCCACGAAATCAAGCGCAAAGTTTGTCATTCTTCTGTTTCGCAGATTATTTTGCATGTGTTTATGCGGCATTTCCCTCATGATTTTGTTGCTTTGGAGGAATTTGGGAGTTTTAAGTTAGAGTAGAATTTTTGCCAAAATTGAAGTTATTTTTCTCGCCTTTTCCAAAATCGCTGTTTTATTCTGAAATGTCTGCTTAAATCAAATGCATGTGCTGATTCCGTTGATTTCGGTGGTGTTTGTGAACTACTCCAGCTATCAAATAACTGCAGTTTAGTGAATACTTGagtcattttagtttgtccagTGATGATTCTAGCCATGTCCCTTGTGATTCAAAATTTTTTCTTCCCTTTCATTAATTTGTAGTGCTACTTCCCATTCTATTGTATTTGAAAATTTGGGTTGTTCCGATATTTTTTTGGAGTTTGTGCTGGAATTGATATTAGAAAGCTAGATCAAATGTTTTATGCTGATTGGTCCACAAGATTAGAATTCGATAGGACAGTGATCAATCGATAAAGATTGGAATCATTGCGGTGCTGATTGGTGGTGTTAGCTCTTTGGCATTGGCTTAAATTTGTTGCCTTGATTTTATAAGATTGTATGATGTCATTTAATGTTACAATGGTGTCATAAAGTTACGGTCTTGAATTTCTTTCTCCTGAAAAAtgcaaattgaatttgaagttgtgtaATATCAGATATGCTTACTAGACAGTAGTAATACTGGTATGGAGTTTTCATTGTTGTTGCTGTTGTGTTGCATCCTTGTATGCGAGCCAAATGTCAGTGGCTGAAATTCTATTTTTCCTATCCTGCACAGCGCGTTAGTATAGTCCTTTTTCTTTAGGTGGGACTTTTGGCGACTTACACTGGTTTGTAACATAAGCTTGTTGTTGATAGGTTATCATAATAGCGGTGATGTCGTTTATAGTTCATTCATTGAGTCCTCGAATCAAATTCTGTTTGATGCGCGACAAAATTTAAATTGAACTCTATTGTGGTAAGCCCCTTTGGAGATGTCTTTATTGTTGTGTTTCTGTGTTGGGTCTGTTGGTCTATCAGATGGCGTCTCTCGCTACCCGATGTATGCAAGCAAGATGTCAGTGGCTTACGTTACATTCCCCATACTGCATGAACTGTTGATATAGTCATTTTCTTTTGGCTGGTGCTTGTGGTTGGTGGCACTAGTTTATAACTCGAGTTTGTTTGTACTAGGTCGTCATCATAATGGTCATGGCATCATTTTCAGCTCATTTATCTTGTTCCCGGATCAAATTGTATATGTAACTTAACTTCAAAAAATTAGTTTACATGAAATTTGTTTCCTTGATATTATCAAGCTTTAAGTGATAACATTTGGCAATTTAAATGTAGTTAAAGACTTGCTTAAATTTCTCTTAAGATAGCCTTTCGGATAAGGTAGAATACTCAAACTATTGGAAATGTGAACACATTTGTTCAGACAGCAGCATTAACTTGAGTGAttctttttcgtcttttttCTGTAGTTTATTTAGTCTGGATGTGGAAGGGCATGatgttaagaatattagtatcctgtcccacatcggtgatgtGACATAGCATAGTTTAGTgttttgtactatatatatgtggcctgTGTTGAGTAATAATATACATCAaaatacactactactttctctactatgcctatttacttttccgcttatatctatattttaccgatctacatggtatcagagcggattCGAATCCGTCTctagaaaattagggtttccaaaacaaaaaaaggaactaaattagggtttctgccGCTGCCCCTCTACTATCCCCACTCTGCTCTTCCGTCACTACTCTACTCTACCCGAAATTATGTTTTGTTCTGCTCTACTGCGCTATTATGCCCAAACTAGGGTTTGCGGTGTTGCTGCTCTACTCTGCCCAAATTTGGGTTTCTACCACTACTATATTGCACAACTGTTCTACTTTGCCCAAACTAGGGTTTTTACGTTGTTGTATTCTGCGCTATTATTTGCATGCTGTTCAACTCCTGCTCCGTTGCTCTGCACGGTATTATCTACCTGCGCTCTTACTTGGTTTTTATCTACCTGCGCTCTTGTCAGCAGTTATTATTCTACTCCTATAGTTGTCCTCCTGCTACAGTTGCTATTACGCTACAACTGTCACTACTACGCTGCATCTACTACTTCCGCTCTACAGTTGCTACTCTGCTGCAACTGTCAATGCCTGCATCTGCTACTTCTGCTACAGTTGCAACAACTGCCCTACAGCTGCTACTCTGATACAGCTGATACTACTACCTGCATCTGCTACAGTTGCAACTACTGTCCAgctgctactctgctacagcTGACACTAACTACCATGCATCTTCTACTCTGCTACAGTTGCTACTACTGCTCTGCATGTGCTACAGTTGCTACTACTGCTCTGCATCTGCTACTCTGCCTTGCAACTCTACTACTACTACCCTATAGTTTCGGCTACTACTATTGCTACTGAtgtttgaggaaaaatatttttgagaaCTTTGTACCAAGCTTGGCCAATATAGATGTTccagcttgagggggagtgttaagaattgactaaagtcccaatttgatccttaacatattgcgtttttttttattttggtccaaaacattatcttttgaattattcggtcccccACATTtaaaatcggatcacatttggtccattttggacggttccgtcaaatttttgacggttttaattaccgggtcactaATCCGCCACTAACTGGGAGACACtgatccgtcacaaatccgtcactaatccggtGACAGCAGATTGCGGTGGATCAAGAAGCCGGTGGCGGCGCCGTTGATTCGCGCCATGGCCGGAGCCGTGCCGGAGAAGATTGCGCCCTTCAATCTCTCCAACTTGCCCCCGCCGTTGCAGAAACACCACGAGTCCcccaaaccctcattttctccCCAATAATTCGTCTGCAATAGCGAAATTAGCACCCTCGATAAACAACAAACCTTGGATCCACAATGTTGAGCTGCAAAAGGAAGCTCATTTCTCATTTTGATTAAATGAAGGCAGTAGTGATTAAATTATACTACAGTAGAGTAGATGAATTGGCAGTGCGGGGAAAGGGGGATTTTATTAGCGCAGAAAGTGACTAGAATCCGAGCTCCATTGCAACAACATAGATATGGAATTTGGGTGAAGCTTCTTATAAAGGAAATGACGGCTGCGCTTCAAACTATAATCATCGGattgtgacggattagtgacggatcagtttctcccaattagtgaTGGATTAgtacggatttgtgacccggtaattaaaaccatCAAAAATTTGatggaaccgtccaaaatggaccaaatgtgatccgatttcaaatgtgagggaccgaataattcaaaagataatgttttggaccaaaataaaaaaaacgcaatatgttaaggaccattttgggactttagtcttaagaatattagtattctGTTCCACATCGGTGATGTGACATAGCCTAGTTTAGTgttttgtactatatatatgtggcctgTGTTGAGTAATAATATACACCAaaatacactactactttctctaCTATGCCTATTGACTTTTccgcttatatctatattttactgttctacaaTTCTTAAATATGATTTCCTGAAGTTCTTCAAATTGTCTGCAGGGTGGTGATTTGAGGTACTGCCAGAAGTGTTCGCACTATAAGCCTCCTCGGGCCCATCATTGCCGCATCTGTAATAGATGTGTTTTACGAATGGTATGCCCAATCCATGCAatgtttttccattttcttgACTGCCCTGTATAATGCTGTTAAACAGTTGCCTCTTGATGCTAGGATCACCATTGTATTTGGATGAATAACTGTGTGGGGCATGGAAACTACAAGATCTTCTTTGTCTTTGTGTTTTATGCTGTTCTTGCTTGCATATACTCCCTGGTACGCTTTACTTTGTGATGCATCCTTGTTACCTTTGTCTTGTCTGCATTCACACTTTGATATGAATCATTTTATCTACCTTGTGATATTTTAGGTATTGCTTGTTGGAAGTGCGACAGTTGATTCTCATCAAGACGCTGAAGACTCTTCTAGAATAATACATGTGATTACTTCtaagtttgtttttgttttattgcTTTCTCTGGATTTATATTCTTTGTTGTTGGACTGACTAATGATCTATATACAGGTAATTTCAGGTTTACTGTTGGTGCCCTTGTGTTTGGCGCTAGGATTTTTCCTCGGGTGGCACTTCTATCTTATTTTCCAAAACAAGACTACAATCGAGGTTCTTATAGTAGTTTCCCTCTACTTAATTTCGGCCAAAAAGAATAGtctgaatttattttttgtctTGCCAGTACTATGAAGGTGTAAGAGCGATGTGGCTTGCCGAGAAAGGAGGCCAGATCTATTCACATCCATATGATATTGGCACTTTTGAGAACTTAACAGCAGTTAGTGCTCTTTCTGTCTCTTGTTTGCTGCTTCAAGATCTTTTAGTAACATCTTTCTAGAAAACTCGAAAAGAATTTTAATTGTAAAACCTAATTGGTTGTCTTCATCTGCTACAGATTCTGGGTCCAAAAGTTCTGTGCTGGCTTTGCCCCAGTTCAGGACATATTGGGTCTGGCCTTCGTTTTAAAACTAAGTACGATGCCCTCATGGGATTATCAACTCCAGATTGACGATGAGTTTGTGGCTCCAGATAAAATACACTCAATACTCTTCTGATGATGGTAAAGGATAGTTGCAAAATTCAAACATGTATTAACCAAGGATAATCTTGTAGCTGAGTTAAGTAAGTAAGCTTTCTCCTGTTCGAGTTGTAGCGTGTTGTATCATGTAGGTTCTGTTTCGTGCCCATTTCTCCGCCTTTTGGAGTTGGAAGTTTGAGCTTCCCTCCGGTAATCTGTATAGAAGCTTACAGCATTCTGATGTACAAAAAGGAACTTAGGACCCCAGTTGGCCTATACAAGTAGAGAAGGAGCAGGAAACTGTAATCATGTGATCACCAAACATTTTTCTTGCAATACATGGTTTGTATAATTTGGTGATCTGATTACATTTTTAGATCCCAGGTATTTCCAGTTGTTTGTATTTACATGGTCCGCTGACTTAGGTCAGTAGCCCTGCACGATCTCAAACACAGATTTAAACTGagaattaaaacttaaaattcttTAAAACGAAATTGAAGATacatagtagtaataaaacTAGATCTTAACTGTCgccattttcatttataatttttaatagaaaatttaaaataaatgcaaatatgtataagaaataaattattttcttcgtatgtgatttaaaggcTGGTTTTGATTCGGTGgatgtattaaaatattttttttactttagtgactgaaaaagttagtgatttgttagtcatatttttatatattaattttataataaaatatgagcgTAAtgattagtggattgtgagtccACCCTTTAAATCAAGGACTTATACTGAAATGATAAATAGGACATTATTTTACTTATAGAGGTGGTAGTAGTGTTTCTTATGCAGCCTATTTCAGTCCAGCCACTTATAAAGTGGGCCTGAGCTAAActaaattaattagaaaaaacaGTGCAGCCCACTTCAGTTATGACCAAACCAGGCAGCTAACCGAGTCTTCCTGGCCGGCCTACTCAtaaagaataataattttgcagtgccaaaatcgattttttttcaaCGACAGAAAGtgctaaaataaataaatatttgttaCAATGtacataaaaaattataaaagtgaatattttagGTTAGGGTATTTCAACGAAACCAAGCACCACTAAATCTGCCACGATTACCATCTTGATGCATCATGTCTCACTTCTCTTAAATCGTTTTTTCCCCGTTACTTTAGTGTTCTTATCGATTCAAATTGTTGAGTCTGCGACTTCGATAATACTCGAGTTTATATTCATGAATGAACACAATGGATAATTTCTTGCAGCTCTGTTGGCTTTTTGATCTTGATCAATGACGGAACTGTATGGAATTAAtaaggggcttaagccccaactcaattaatattttatattttcatttatataacatcgtcaaatttttgatattttatgaAGTATTAATCGTTGTGTAAAAGTTCCTATTAATTATCACAATAAAACATAGAGTAATTATGCGTCCGCCCTGATCCTGGTTATtcttgaaattgaaaaaaaggtGAGATACAAGTTGAATTTTTGTCGAAACCAATCATattctattaaaatattaaattaaaaaaacgcagtctcatttgaaaattaattaggTATATAAAAAACTACGAATTTGATTGATTTTTGTAATAAtggtagtagtaataataataataataataataataataataataataataataataatcataataataataggtactccctccgtccgccattaggagtcctggtttaccattttagtccgtccgccattaggagtcttggttcacttttactataaatggtggGGAAATTacataatacatacaaaaagttttctcaatatttcaatttagtacaaaaagttttaagttaacataaatcatacaaaatgtttgaCGAAGGTTACAAGTTAATACATTCTGTTACCTTCTCATTATCACCgttacttttttctatttttttctcaaatctATCATCCTACTTTATACTCCATTTTATATCACACATGCTATTCATATAACAACAAACGATATTCAAAATGATCAAAAGGCAAGGCATTTTCTTTTCACATGTGGAACAGAAATGAGGATGCCGACGATTCCTCCAAGAGGATGCAGGAAATGATGGAGGCGGATGAGAGAAGCTACGGCGTCGTGGTGAAAGCTTCTGCGAGCTCGAGCTCGAGCCCGACTAGGCTGATCATTACAGGAGGGAGAAGGGCTTGGAACATAGGCCATCTTTGGCTCTGCATTACAGTGTTGATGGGGAGAGAGAGGAAAGAAAGAATGACGAAGTTCTGTGGTGTATGTGTGTTTTGGGAGCACGACCAAGTTCAAGACGGCTCAGCTGGAGAAGATTGCATTTGGCCTCGACGCTGCGGGACTTGATTTCGTCTGGGCCGTGAGCGATTGCAAGGAAGTGGAGATCTTGATGGTGGGGGCTCTTGACGCATTGTGGATGAAACTTGATTCTTGAAGGGGTGTACAGCAGGGGAATCGGAGGCGGAGATGAGGTGGAGAGAGGCTGAGTATAGAGAAATTGCCATAGAAAATTGTTGTATGCTAACTTTTCCTTGAATAATACCCCAAGTTTTTATGGAAATTGCATGTGGAGGGGGAGAGTGGTTGAGCATATAGAATGCAGTAGGATGATagatttgagagaaaattaacGATGTTAATGAGAATGTAACATAATGTATTAAATTGAAACCTTTGTCAAACACTTTATATGATTTATGTTAACTTAAAACTTtctgtactaaattgaaacattgaagaaacattttgtatgtatggTGCAATTTCCCCATAAATGGTAGGTACGCcccccactttccactaactcattccactcacattctattataaaattaatataataaaagtgagcctcacatttcactatcttttctcaccacttttctttatatttctcaAAACTCGTGCCAAACTCAAATAAAgctcctaagagcatccactacgcgtcccgtcACCGTCCCGCGTTCCGTCACGGAGGGACGGAACCGCGGAGGGACGCGTTGCAGCAGGTTGttccgtccccagcccgtccccgTTCTGTCCCGAGACCCGTCACGCCGCGACGCGGGACGCGACGTCTGGCCACGCGCcgaggccatgcgtgacgcccactcgctggcccgcgagtgggtttcgtcacgctgacgcaataattcattttttttaaattcggaGGATCTAATTGAGTACATATGAGCAAACTTTAGCTGaggaaattataaaattatgtatttttattttttaggaaattattaaattatgttttttttacgaattttatgttgtaagtttattttatttaatgaagtgtgtttttattaattgaatttggttggaaataaaaaaatgaaattgaatgaatagtaatttaagggacggttaagggacggagggttgcaggttccgtcccttagttaagggatggagtaaaaaaagaCAGTGTGGCcttcaaatagtagtttaagggacggtatagtgacagcgtagtggatggcctaatagcggacggagggagtaatttttttgaTCCAGATTACACTATCAAAATTAGTGGGCTGTGCCATTTTGAGATGGATAAGGTCATGAGATTGGCATCAGCAATTAGTAGACTATTCAAAATTTATAACTTTTGTTGCTTACTTGCTGCAACATCCATCTTTAGGAAAAAGACATCTTATTTTCAGGGGACTTTTGTAATAATAAGCACTCGTTAATGCACATATGTTATATACTACACAAATATTTGTGGTTGTAAGAAAACACCAAGCTTAAGTTCTGGTTGATACACAAATATATggagtatgtatatatatatggttattTAAAAGATTCACGTTAAATAGTGTTCTACTATA contains:
- the LOC121747364 gene encoding probable protein S-acyltransferase 16, encoding MGQPCKFSFHVAVVAAAIFYIYLSTVFVFIDRWFGLGSSPGMLNAAVFTFIALVSISSYRRAIYTDPGRVPSSFVPDVEDPDSPIHEIKRKGGDLRYCQKCSHYKPPRAHHCRICNRCVLRMDHHCIWMNNCVGHGNYKIFFVFVFYAVLACIYSLVLLVGSATVDSHQDAEDSSRIIHVISGLLLVPLCLALGFFLGWHFYLIFQNKTTIEYYEGVRAMWLAEKGGQIYSHPYDIGTFENLTAILGPKVLCWLCPSSGHIGSGLRFKTKYDALMGLSTPD